The Globicephala melas chromosome X, mGloMel1.2, whole genome shotgun sequence genome window below encodes:
- the LOC115846351 gene encoding N-alpha-acetyltransferase 11 isoform X2, producing MNIRNARPEDLMNMQHCNLLCLPENYQMKYYFSHGLSWPQLSYVAEDENGKIVGYVLAKMEEGPHNVRHGHITSLAVKRSHRRLGLAQKLVDQACGAMIENFSAKYVSLHVRKSNRAALRLYSNTLNFQISKVEPKYYTDGEDAYTMKRDLTQMADELAGGEPDLGRTLTKAVGPRFHSPRKKPVLPRGCCERRGRRPLDVLRDRGLGMAVAGLQGSGSDRTGLKRSQGSAQGSSGARAVQRAPRQPREGAMITSTLQERKQAQRPV from the exons TCCTGTGCCTGCCCGAGAACTACCAGATGAAATATTATTTCTCCCATGGCCTTTCCTGGCCCCAG CTCTCTTACGTCGCTGAGGATGAGAATGGGAAGATTGTGGGGTATGTCCTGGCCAAAAT GGAAGAGGGCCCGCACAATGTGCGCCATGGACACATCACCTCGCTG GCTGTGAAGCGTTCCCACCGGCGCCTTGGCCTGGCTCAGAAGCTGGTGGACCAGGCCTGCGGAGCCATGATCGAGAACTTCAGTGCCAAATACGTCTCCCTGCATGTCAGGAAGAG TAACCGGGCCGCTCTGCGCCTCTATTCCAACACCCTCAACTTTCA GATCAGCAAAGTGGAGCCCAAATACTATACAGATGGAGAAGACGCATACACGATGAAGCGGGACCTCACCCAGATGGCCGATGAG CTGGCAGGCGGGGAGCCAGACCTTGGCAGGACCTTAACGAAGGCCGTCGGCCCAAGATTCCATTCTCCGAGGAAGAAGCCCGTCCTGCCCAGAGGCTGctgtgagaggagagggaggaggcccCTAGACGTGCTGAGAGACCGGGGCCTGGGGATGGCTGTGGCTGGCCTCCAAGGCTCGGGGTCAGACAGAACCGGGCTGAAGAGAAGTCAGGGTTCTGCCCAAGGCTCCTCGGGGGCCAGGGCCGTTCAGAGGGCTCCACGGCAGCCTCGTGAGGGAGCCATGATCACCTCCACtttacaggagaggaaacaggcccagaggcctgtttag
- the LOC115846351 gene encoding N-alpha-acetyltransferase 11 isoform X1, whose product MNIRNARPEDLMNMQHCNLLCLPENYQMKYYFSHGLSWPQLSYVAEDENGKIVGYVLAKMEEGPHNVRHGHITSLAVKRSHRRLGLAQKLVDQACGAMIENFSAKYVSLHVRKRWKPGPREGGNRAALRLYSNTLNFQISKVEPKYYTDGEDAYTMKRDLTQMADELAGGEPDLGRTLTKAVGPRFHSPRKKPVLPRGCCERRGRRPLDVLRDRGLGMAVAGLQGSGSDRTGLKRSQGSAQGSSGARAVQRAPRQPREGAMITSTLQERKQAQRPV is encoded by the exons TCCTGTGCCTGCCCGAGAACTACCAGATGAAATATTATTTCTCCCATGGCCTTTCCTGGCCCCAG CTCTCTTACGTCGCTGAGGATGAGAATGGGAAGATTGTGGGGTATGTCCTGGCCAAAAT GGAAGAGGGCCCGCACAATGTGCGCCATGGACACATCACCTCGCTG GCTGTGAAGCGTTCCCACCGGCGCCTTGGCCTGGCTCAGAAGCTGGTGGACCAGGCCTGCGGAGCCATGATCGAGAACTTCAGTGCCAAATACGTCTCCCTGCATGTCAGGAAGAGGTGGAAGCCAGGGCCgagggaaggggg TAACCGGGCCGCTCTGCGCCTCTATTCCAACACCCTCAACTTTCA GATCAGCAAAGTGGAGCCCAAATACTATACAGATGGAGAAGACGCATACACGATGAAGCGGGACCTCACCCAGATGGCCGATGAG CTGGCAGGCGGGGAGCCAGACCTTGGCAGGACCTTAACGAAGGCCGTCGGCCCAAGATTCCATTCTCCGAGGAAGAAGCCCGTCCTGCCCAGAGGCTGctgtgagaggagagggaggaggcccCTAGACGTGCTGAGAGACCGGGGCCTGGGGATGGCTGTGGCTGGCCTCCAAGGCTCGGGGTCAGACAGAACCGGGCTGAAGAGAAGTCAGGGTTCTGCCCAAGGCTCCTCGGGGGCCAGGGCCGTTCAGAGGGCTCCACGGCAGCCTCGTGAGGGAGCCATGATCACCTCCACtttacaggagaggaaacaggcccagaggcctgtttag